ccatccatctattttctaTGCCCATTTTATCCTGTCCAGGGTCactgggggtctgctggagcctatcagcTCATTCCAGGCGAGAggccatcacagggccacaaatacagacagacaacattcacgctcacacctacgggcaattatGAATCAACTAaactaacatgcatgtttttggactgtgggaggaagcggaagtaaccggagggaacccacgcaagcacggggagaacatgcaaactccctttttaaatatgtttaaagtaaTACATTGATCACATAACATGATATAAATTACCTACAGCTAGAataatgtgcttttttttaagtgtacgGACcgatgtttgtgtgtgcgttttAGTGAGAAAGAGCTTGGAGTAAAATCCTTAATTACTGTAACTTCCACATGAACTGGATGTGCCCCAGAGGATTATTTGAATGCATATTCAAAGCCGTTTTATTGCTCATGTGGAGCACATTTGACCATAACCCTCACTATTAAAAATGGCTCATGAACGTTTCATGTCTCTTCAGGTGGTTCCGGCTGGGGACGAACCCTCACACAGCAGCCGAGGACTGGCTGTACACAGGTGGATACTTTGACAGGAATTATGCAGACTGTCCCAACATCTATTGACACAGGAGATGTTTAGTGTATCTAAGATAATACTCTTCAGTTGTCAGCATCTCAGATTTTGTGACTTTTTGATGGGCAGATGCTCACTGATACATTGTCTTTTGTTAGAATCGGTAAAAATGGGACATCTGTAAATCAGATCATTAAAAAGTGACTGTGAACACACTCTGCAGGAGACGTTTTAGTATTATGGAAGATTTTAGAAAATAATTATTGTAAATGTTGAAATCACACTCCCTCATAGTCATACACCCTGAACATGTTCCTCCCCTTTCTCTGGATTCAAACCTGCAACCATTGTGGTTTCTGGGGCAGTGAACAGGCTGCTGCAGGACATAAACATTATATGTATTTAGTTTTACTCCAGGTACACAACCATTGTCTTGTAGGCAAAAAACACACCTTTTGTCAAATTTCTTTCAAATATCAGGTAATGTGTAAACACACTTAAACACGGCTACTTTTATATAACCAGCTTGGAAATTAGAcgtgtttttattttgcatcAAACATCTGTAAAAGGCCCAAAGTGTTTCTATGAATAGAGACTTGTAGTAGAAAGGAAAGCTGCTTGTAATCATGTTGACTGCTACAGTAAACAGATTCTGTTGGAACATTGTTGTCTGCTGTAATGTAAAAAATTTGTACAATAATTGGTGCATGCATGCTCACCAAGATGTTAAAGCCATGAGAGAAAAATGATTCTGCACTGAGTAAAAATATGTTCActtaaaaggaaaaaggatAGAAAAATGATTGGTCACCAGATATTTTAGTCTGAATCTGTGTTGAcctcctccttccctcctccctGCAGACAGCAGACTTCTGTATATGAGACAGACGCTGGTTGAAGGGTTTCAGGAATAGATGAATCCTGTTTGAACTATTCAGAGCTTTAGATCAATGTAAAAATATTTCAGATGAAAGAAAACATCCGTCGAGCTTCTTTCCTTATTCCTTTGCTCACTTATTTTTGGCAGATCTGAGCCTGTAAACATAGAATTCACTTGAGCTACAATGTAAGATATGAATGTAAGATATGAACAGTTATGCAAAATTCCCTAATAGTGGTTTTGTTTTTACGGTGTAGTCTGACTGATCAGTTTATCATTACTGAGAAgcataaaaaacacacacattggTCCCTGAACAACCCCAGAGGAGGCACGCCCCAGTTTGAGTCAGACTGACTCCTGACGCCGTCTCAGTTCCTGCACGAGCATTTGGCTCTGACTTCAAAGGCTTCCCCTTTGAGTCATTTTCAAGTAGTTACTGCATTTACGTTAGACAGGACACTGTAGGCATCATAAACCTATGCAAACTTCCCCATCCAGTCAACCCTCTTGAAATGTGAAAAATCAAATACTTGCAGTTTGTCTTTAGCTTGCAGCCAGCGTGCGCTTCAGACGTTTCAGACGCAGCAGTTCACGTGTGTTGTGCGCCGATGACGGCTTTAAGACTACGTATGTAGATATTTCAGAAGTTGTTAAACAGattggtttctttttgtttgaaaGCACTAACTTTGCATTAAAAATGCACATTTTAACACTCAGTTCTATGCACATGTGTACACTCAAACCGCTCTAGCTGTTCTTCCCTCTGCTCCGAATTCAAAGCACTTTGTGAAGCCTGGAACCACTCAGAGGTGCAGGTACAATCTCATGTCTCTTCTCATCTCTTTACCCCCTTATCTTTTTGTTGAGCATCctatttgaaaatgtttacaTTGTATGTATGTTAatctgttgggtttttttccccccgtcTCTTCATAGTGTTACTCGTGCACAACCATATGCATCTAAAGCATATTTAAGAAATAAATTATGGACTATAAAACGGGTTTCTCTTTCATTGTATTGAAAATTGTTTTGAAACATAACTATGTGGTGTTTGTGGATCAGTGTGTGAATCACAACATCAATGTGAAGGTCTGGAGACGCACCCAATGCTCTTTGCAGGCAACATTGAGGTTTATTCTGAGTCTTAAGGGGGAAATGGACACTCATGGCTTTTAAATTCTCCAAGAGGTCCATTAAATCAATCTTGGAGGATCAGCGAAGAAAAAACTGGGACCAGCAGAAGACCATTGGTTTCTAGTGGCATCATAGAGTCTGCACAGCAGGCTTTCATGCAGTTTAACACAAAATAGGGAAGACTGGTTTGACTGCTAATTTGTTGtaatttatttaactttttgaaCATTAATTTTTCGGAGCAAAATCATACATGAGCTGAGAACATTCagtttacaaatgtatttttctctttGGAAGCGAAAGCTataaaattaaaatgtacaAAGCCACTTTAACAGAATCAGTGTAGATTGTGGGATAAAATGTTATAAAAGCCCAACAAGACACTAATTGAAGACACTAAATCTGCAAGTGAACTGAAGTGGCATGTACGGGTGCAGTTTTATATTGAATGTTGCTGAAACTAATATTGTAtttgtttaagttgtgacactgaaaaaGAATGCCTTACTCAACATATAGACAAATTATAAAATGTAGGTCTTTCATCATTCTTTAAAGTATATATTTGTGATGAATATATTGTGTATCATATTTAATACATGTATTTCTGAGACCTTTGAACCActtcataatgaaaaaaagaaaaaaaaaagttttatacaaaaaagaaatgtgaaaaATATAAACTAAATATGCATAAACTTACCTGATCTATTCATAGTGAtgggaaaaataataatttagaaatTGTAAAACACAAAATTGTAAGTCTTTTTCATTTAAATACATAATCAAAGCTTCATATAAAAACTAAAGGATGTTTTGGGGGGGTTAGTTATTAGCCAGGCATCAAAGGGTTAAAACATGTTGCCTTCTCTACCGAACATGCGCAGTGGCTATAAAACGGTTATGATTGACACACCGCTTGACCAATCGGCGTGAGGCGGTGGTACCGGACAGCCAATCACGATATTCGCATCCGAGTTCACTTGTTCGACAAGCCGAGCGATAACACTGAAGGAAATGTGAGTATAAACGTGTTATTTGTGATGTCTTTAGCCATAAacataaactccagctgcaTGTTTGGTGAGCGGGTGGGGAATGTGCTGTCAGACCTGAGAGGCGAGCAGGAGCGGAGCTGGAAACAGCATCATCCTGCAGCAGGTCCAGCTCCGCTCCCGCATCCTGCACAGTCATCCCTGGtgatagattagattagattagattagatgctctttctctctttctagaTCAGATGGCTCAATGCGAGTAGTGCCGGGATGCTTTTATCACCTAATGGTTAGGACAGGGTCTTTACATCCACCCTCGATGGGGATGTAAATCACGAATGAATGAAACAAAGATAACCTGCCGGTTACGTCACATGTGCCAGTGGAAATAAGAGAAGTTGAAATATGCATaaagccagtactcgagttgtaaaaaaaaaaaaaaaaaatcagggtggtggtggattttatcatatggggacagataatttgtgctgattacaaataatataatatattacaaataatagcagtgaccaaaacacctgcagaaatactgcaggaatgacatagcagcagttaaatacagctttctgtaagctttaaatatccactgggcttacataaaatacatcaaaacacaacaataaaaaacaagtagattttcacttgaaataatagaaaaatctgccagtggaacaagatttttttgcttgtaatgagaagataaatcttgtcccactggcagattttcctacttatttcaagtgagaatttacttgaaacaggtgaaaatggtcaaataagttatttttctggtgttacttttctggtgatgactctaaatgttgaaatagcagtaaaaccacattcattgatgaaatgacataagggatggaaaggggggatgatttggaccgtttttatttcagggggggatgccatcccccctcatcccccctcaactccagtactacaTAAAGCATAGAAACTGCTCTGATACCCATCACAATCACACACACGGCTGGCACCTCTTTCAGACACAAGCTCAGTGTTTGTGCCAGAGAAAGTAACAGGATGTACTGCAGACATCCATCAATTAGTCGATTAAAAAAGAGACAATGGATCTTGCTTCGGTCCTAGGATTTGATCAGGCCTTGTGAAGTCTCTTCAACATGACTAAAATAAGATGGATACACTGGCTATTCTGGGAAACTGACTAAGTCACTGTTTCAGTGGCAAAATTATTAACTGATCAATCACAAACTCGACTAGTTGACCATGTAAGTGGTTGATCGTTGCCAGTCCTTATGTTAAAGGAGAATAGAGGATTGTAAAGGTTAAAGGTTTATCTGCTCTGCACAAGCTGTAAGCCTTGTGCTGACAATTAGTTTATTcggttaaaaaacaacaaaaagaaaaaaaacaatgtactCTGTAGTTCCCCACTGTAGTTTGACAGGACTAAAACTGAGTTTGGTGCGTCATTTTATTTATGTGGTGACAGAACTGCATTATGTGCCAAACATTGCATTTATCTGATGATGTAGTCCCGTCCTCTGCAGAAGTCCTCGTCTCCACGTCGTCATGGCATCTGGAGCTCTGTTCCCCAGCTTGGTTTCCGGCACCCGCGGCTCCTCCAGCAAGTACCTGGTGGAGTTCCGGGCTGGGAAGATGACGATGAAGGGCAGCACGGTGACCCCCGACAAGCGCAAAGGTCAGGTCTACATCCAGCAGACCGATGACTCCCTCATCCACTTCTGCTGGAAGGATCGGACGACCGGGAACGTGGACGATGTATGTGGGACCAAGTTCGTTTGGGATACCGGCTGACCTGCGttttagagctgggtatcgattcaaatgtcaagaatcgattccaattcttaagattcagaatcgattatcaccatttgattcaatCCGATCCGAttggatattgatttgggttagtgtttcctggattatatgactgtaaaataactattgaaataataatttcacaataattattgtgaaataactaagaaataaataactcaaataggcatttcaatatccatttaaagtgcaaaaaaagaaagaaattgcaacagctcaagcagtaaactaattattttagcttgtctgatttattctgtcaccagacacagcttgccatgaagcaccggcatttttcaggtatttcatgacaaactgtgtccgataacagagaaaccaaacaagctatagtaaatatagataatatgaacttcattgaacttatataacatttagaaatttaagctgaaatgtccagcattttctctaaagaaaagttaatttagttcaggttcagttttcaaaactactgggactactgggattaaagttcaccaggcaaaaaaatttaataaaaaaaaaaaaaatcgatctttagacatacaaatcgatttttaggaattaatatgagaatcgatttggaatcagaaaatcgatttttttcaacacaggcctactgcgtttgacttttttatcatttaaaaataaaatatcgcTGTTCCATGTTTCACGTAGGACCTGATCATCTTTCCTGATGACTGTGAGTTCAAACGGGTGAACCAGTGCACCAGCGGCCGGGTGTACGTGCTGAAGTTTAAAGCTGGCTCCAAAAGACTCTTCTTCTGGATGCAGGTATGCAGCTGCTCCTCACACCCCTGTCCTCCGTTCAGGCACAAGTGCACGTGTTCCTCATTTTGTTTCATGATTTCAGGAACCGAAGAGCGACAAGGATGACGAGTACTGCCGCAAAGTGAATGAGTACCTGAACAACCCGCCCATGCCGGGCGCTCTGGGCAGCGGCGGCAGCGGAGGGCATGACCTGTCGGCGCTGGGAGGTAACACACCTCCCGTTACACCCTTCACAGCACGTTATAATGCCTCAAACCTCGTGCTGACGtcgcctagggctgggcgatatatcaagatttaaatatatatcgatatattttcaaacgcgatatggtacgagacaatatcgtttatatcgattttttaaaaaaaataataataataataattttttttttttaatgattttgatatagcttattttgtgacaaattgacttaaatgttttatttgagatttgcacaaatgttttgttatttgcacaactgtcaacctcagtggaaaagtctgcctgttactgtctacattgtattaattgcacagtgtattttaatttaattgttttgcaggaaagggatatttgttttattttattcaataagcatttttattctatatataaaAACTATTATATACTAAACTATATTAAACTATATATATTAAACTAtttatatgcaggcagtttatttttatttcatttgttttatacattttgatattgtgcagacctctgttaataaaggaacctgtgtgacatttggcacgaggctttgtattaaaactgactgtttttttaagggtttgcctcagaaaaaaatgaagctaacagagatgctatgctataatgctttgggggaaaccccaattatggcacagaaaaaatatcgatatatatcgagtatcgccattcagctagaaaatatccagatatgacttttggtccatatcgcccagctctAACGTCACCTGCTCTCTCTGCCTGCATGTGAAGGGGAAGGCGGGCTGCAGAGCCTTCTGGGTAACATGAGCCACAACCAGCTCATGCAGCTCATCGGACCAACGGGGCTGGGTGGGATCGGTATGTAAATCCAGAACTGAGCAAATGTGAAGACGTCACCTTGTTGGGTCAGAGTGAGAAAGTGTGTTTTCTTCTGAGTATCAGGTGGCCTCGGCGCTCTGGCCGGGCCGGGCTTGACCAACCTGctgggcagcagcagcagcagcagcagcagcagcagcgttcctgcagccactaactcctccaccaggtaCCGCCCTGAATACTCCCAGTATCAACAACCGTTTCTCACAGATCTGTCAGGCACGGCAGGAACGGGGGAGTGAGTCACTGAGGCTCAGCGGCGTCTGCCAAGAAACCTGCAGAGGAAGGATGACTCAGGCCGTTTAAACTGCTCATCCTGCCTGAAATCTTCCAAATGGATCCAGAGTTGGCTAATGTGCAGACTGGGCTGTGTTTGTTGTGGCCTGCATGAACTAATGCCACGCTTAATTTGTTCCCTAAACatacaataatgataattacCACACCCTTTTACAGTTACTAAACTCTTACATGTTCCTGTGGTGTGTCCTTACAGCTGTTTCACGTTTACAGGCCAAAACTGATGCAGATATTCACAAAGATGATTAGCCCGATAGACTCATTTTACCATCTTATTTAAGCAGAAAAATTGTTTTTATCGGTGAGAACTTGCAGCCAGGTAATGTTTTATAATCAGAAAAGTTGACAATGATGTAATTTCTGTTTACATCTGTAAAGCAAGTTTTAAATagaaaatatttacaaatatgtggatttttcttcatgTTTACTTAGGGTTGggtgattttggacaaaaataaaatcccgattttttttttttttttctctaaaaacccgaatttcgatttcgatttctttggtaaaactacaaaagacaatggaataaattgtttcaaatattttatctttatttttaaagaaaaatagcaaacaaatttccctattgggaatgaagtgcaattgaaagatactgtaaatcctccttgagtttagtaaagtgacaacatttacaattttcttgaccaaacaaagatgactagacgagctctgtctgtaatgcagccagctgcaaaaaaggaaaatcgattttccgattttcctttttataacatcgtcttgattaataaatccgatttagatttaaaatcgattaatcgcacagccctatgtTTACTACGTACTACTTGATTAGTGAACACACTCAAAACACTCTGTCTTATATgtttgtagattttttttttccctcctcaattaaataaaaatggagaaacgCTTCCTCCTGCTCATGAACCTCTCAGACCGACGCCAGCGGTGCTTTACGTTGCCATTATAGATTCTATTTTGTCTCTTCAGTCCATCCACCGCCGTCACTCCGACCTCCACCTCGGCCGCCAGCCGGCTGGGCTCCTCGCAGGTTCCCACCACCCCCATCACCCCCCTGGCCACCTCTGCAGCCTCCCCCACGGCCACCACCCCGTCCACCCCGGCCTCCTCCACTCTGGCGGCGGCCGCGGCCGCGGCCAACCCCACGCAGCCCATCCAGCTCCGGGACCTGCAGAGCATCCTGGCCACCATGAACGTCCCGGCCAGCAGCCAGGGAGGTGAGGAGGGGGGCGGCCGACAGCACGGCTGCGCGGCCAACTTAAATAACTCCAGACACAGGATCGTATAATTAAAAACTAATTAGTATAATTTCAAGCAATCGTGCTGCAAAACATATGTTTAAGCTTTTACTGTGCTGTTTCAGTGAGAAGAGAAAGGGAAGCAGGAGCAAGAAGCTGTAAGCGACAGGATGAGTTGAGATGCTgaagtttgatttttttttaaatatatcaatcaaaaacacatttttgtgtGCGTATTTAATGCCCTTCTAATTCCTGCCACCTACATTCAGCCTCACAAAAAACACATCTACACAGAGAGGCAACATCCACCTAagttttttcccttgtctgcatatatattaatggttaatgccAGGTTTGGTCAAGCTTGAGGTCAAATTTAAAGCATAtacgtattttctggactataagccgcacctgcatataagacgcatccgctctatttaaaaaaaaaaaaaaaaagatatgcaagccgcagatatttatgttgttagattagatatttactacatgtacagaaggattttgaactgtaaatgatgtacatgtttgtacctaaatagatccttacctaacagtgtcttttaacacggcagcaactttgctgattaaaacgggacagaaccaagagaaaataaccgctatttatttatctatttatctgtttgaaatctgcttctacttctatctgctaaagaagaagtaacgtattcttctttgcatttaatttgtcttagttttgattctaattccagttagagcgccccgagcggtggaagaaaaatccacaggatagccgcacctttgtataagatgcatggttgaaaacctatgaaaaaagtagcggcttatagtacagaaaatacggtata
This is a stretch of genomic DNA from Cololabis saira isolate AMF1-May2022 chromosome 12, fColSai1.1, whole genome shotgun sequence. It encodes these proteins:
- the LOC133456730 gene encoding proteasomal ubiquitin receptor ADRM1-like, whose translation is MASGALFPSLVSGTRGSSSKYLVEFRAGKMTMKGSTVTPDKRKGQVYIQQTDDSLIHFCWKDRTTGNVDDDLIIFPDDCEFKRVNQCTSGRVYVLKFKAGSKRLFFWMQEPKSDKDDEYCRKVNEYLNNPPMPGALGSGGSGGHDLSALGGEGGLQSLLGNMSHNQLMQLIGPTGLGGIGGLGALAGPGLTNLLGSSSSSSSSSSVPAATNSSTSPSTAVTPTSTSAASRLGSSQVPTTPITPLATSAASPTATTPSTPASSTLAAAAAAANPTQPIQLRDLQSILATMNVPASSQGVDLASVLTPEIMAPILANPEVQQRLTPFLPSGESLPQSSEELGNTLSSPQFQQALSMFSSALASGQLGPLMNQFGLPADAVDAANKGDVEAFAKAMETETKSDQDSDPKDKKDDDEDMSLD